In Mycolicibacterium phocaicum, one DNA window encodes the following:
- a CDS encoding MaoC family dehydratase, which translates to MTTTTITSPHELPSLAGTDLGHSDWLAVPQADINLFAEATHDHQWIHVDPEKAKTGPFKETIAHGYLTLSLLIPLWSELLEIKELGMAINYGLNKVRFPAPVPAGAKVRLAATVAAVEEVSGGGYQVTVNGTMECNRSEKPAVVAEMVYRYYA; encoded by the coding sequence ATGACCACGACCACGATCACTTCTCCGCACGAACTGCCTAGCCTCGCAGGCACTGACCTGGGCCACAGCGATTGGCTGGCTGTTCCCCAGGCGGACATCAACCTGTTCGCCGAGGCCACACACGACCACCAATGGATCCACGTCGACCCCGAGAAGGCCAAGACCGGGCCGTTCAAGGAGACCATCGCGCACGGTTACCTGACCCTGTCGCTGCTGATCCCTCTGTGGTCGGAGCTCTTGGAGATCAAAGAGTTGGGCATGGCGATCAACTATGGCCTGAACAAGGTGCGCTTTCCGGCCCCGGTCCCAGCAGGCGCCAAGGTGCGCTTGGCGGCTACCGTGGCCGCGGTCGAAGAGGTCTCCGGCGGTGGCTACCAGGTGACCGTCAACGGCACGATGGAATGCAACCGCAGCGAAAAGCCAGCCGTGGTCGCTGAGATGGTGTACCGCTACTACGCCTGA
- a CDS encoding AraC family transcriptional regulator: MSMCSRDVDEAQTIGGAIYYPHRVDVLGQTSDFSMHIDAAQLGPVTMGWLSYDTEVQVGTGALTTAYHVNVPVRGELRTGSGVDRVIATSMRAAVYRCDRPTVMRGWRDDGCRMLAVKIARPALEEQLSALLNRPVEGPIQFALPLDLTDVRAQQWWAFLRDLANQVSTPDALCRHPMMSASLAGSVMTGLLLSARHNYREELDADALPARPATIQRAVEYIEEHLADPLDVATIARHVRLSVRSLQEGFQSALGTTPMRYVRDLRLRQARRDLVAADPGSEGVAQIAMRWGFTHLGRFAGQYRDAFGESPSNALHGSRMIVDSLDVSHP; this comes from the coding sequence ATGTCGATGTGCAGCCGGGACGTCGATGAGGCGCAGACGATCGGCGGGGCGATCTACTATCCGCACCGGGTCGATGTGCTGGGCCAGACGTCGGATTTCTCGATGCACATCGACGCAGCCCAGCTCGGGCCGGTGACCATGGGTTGGCTGTCGTACGACACCGAAGTGCAGGTCGGTACAGGTGCGCTGACGACGGCGTATCACGTCAACGTGCCGGTGCGCGGGGAGTTGAGAACTGGCTCGGGTGTTGATCGCGTGATCGCGACCTCGATGCGCGCGGCGGTTTACCGCTGTGACCGGCCCACGGTGATGCGCGGGTGGCGGGACGACGGATGTCGGATGCTGGCGGTCAAGATCGCCCGCCCTGCTCTCGAGGAGCAACTGTCGGCATTGCTCAACCGCCCGGTCGAGGGGCCCATCCAGTTCGCTCTGCCACTGGATCTGACTGACGTCCGCGCTCAGCAGTGGTGGGCGTTCCTACGCGATCTTGCCAACCAGGTCAGCACCCCAGACGCCCTGTGCCGGCACCCGATGATGTCGGCCAGCCTGGCGGGAAGCGTGATGACTGGTTTGCTGCTCTCCGCCCGGCACAATTATCGGGAGGAACTCGACGCCGATGCTCTGCCGGCGCGTCCGGCCACAATCCAGCGGGCTGTGGAGTACATCGAAGAGCACCTGGCTGATCCGCTGGACGTGGCCACCATCGCCAGGCACGTGCGCCTCAGCGTGCGGTCCCTGCAGGAGGGATTCCAGAGCGCGTTGGGCACAACCCCAATGCGTTATGTCCGCGATCTACGGCTGCGTCAGGCTCGGCGGGATCTGGTGGCCGCCGATCCCGGTTCGGAGGGTGTGGCCCAGATTGCGATGCGCTGGGGGTTCACCCACTTGGGCCGGTTCGCCGGCCAGTACCGCGACGCGTTCGGCGAATCTCCATCCAACGCACTCCACGGCTCGCGGATGATTGTCGATTCGCTGGACGTATCCCACCCTTAG
- a CDS encoding amidohydrolase family protein, whose translation MTMSDTALDLDRIVAIDVHTHAETDGCGHYSLPEPLRAGADKYFGAESGPPSLDELADYYRQRNMAAVVFTVDAESALGHRRLRNEDIAAAARRHPDVLIPFGSVDPAKGAAGVEEARALVSDHGVRGFKFHPSLQAFWPDDPAVFPLYEALEELGMVALFHSGQTGIGAGLPGGGGIRLRYSNPMALDEVAARFPGLTIIIAHPSFPWQDEALAVATHKPNVYIDLSGWSPKYFPPQLVQYANSLLKHKVLFGSDFPLISPDRWMQDFTDLPIKDAVRPLILKDNAVAALKLRTQ comes from the coding sequence GTGACCATGAGCGACACCGCATTGGACCTCGACCGCATCGTCGCAATCGACGTGCACACGCACGCCGAAACCGACGGATGCGGGCACTATTCGCTGCCTGAGCCGCTGCGTGCCGGCGCCGACAAATATTTCGGCGCGGAATCGGGGCCGCCCAGCCTCGACGAGCTGGCCGACTACTATCGCCAGCGCAACATGGCCGCAGTGGTGTTCACCGTCGATGCCGAATCAGCGCTAGGCCACAGGCGACTTCGCAACGAGGACATCGCGGCCGCCGCACGTCGGCATCCTGACGTGCTCATCCCGTTCGGCAGCGTGGATCCCGCCAAGGGCGCCGCGGGAGTAGAGGAGGCGCGCGCACTGGTCAGCGACCACGGCGTACGCGGCTTCAAATTCCATCCCAGCCTGCAGGCGTTCTGGCCGGACGACCCGGCGGTGTTCCCGCTCTACGAGGCACTCGAAGAACTGGGCATGGTGGCACTGTTCCATTCAGGCCAGACTGGAATCGGCGCCGGACTTCCCGGCGGTGGCGGAATCCGGTTGCGGTACAGCAACCCGATGGCACTCGACGAGGTCGCCGCCCGATTCCCGGGCTTGACCATCATCATCGCCCACCCGTCCTTCCCCTGGCAGGACGAAGCCCTCGCCGTGGCCACACACAAACCCAACGTCTACATCGATCTGTCAGGGTGGTCGCCGAAGTACTTCCCGCCTCAGCTGGTCCAATACGCCAACAGCCTTCTCAAGCACAAAGTGCTCTTCGGCTCGGACTTCCCATTGATCAGCCCCGACCGGTGGATGCAGGACTTCACCGACCTGCCGATCAAAGATGCGGTGCGGCCGTTGATCCTCAAGGACAACGCCGTCGCTGCGCTGAAGCTGCGTACACAGTGA
- a CDS encoding cytochrome P450 yields MTAQSDAAPATAGCPVSHALTPTGCPVSSMAAQFDPFKGAYQVNPADSLASARRDEPVFYSPVLDYWVVTRYDDIKAIFRDPETFSAAITLEQITPISEEAIEILDKYDFAPGPTIVNEDEPMHTAHRRALMEPFELDSVNVLAPRIREVITEYVDRFVKRGRADLIDDLIYEVPCIVALMFLGVPDEDIETCRQFGMQQTLFTWGRPDESEQERVATGMGLFWEFAGKLVQRLKQTPDAPGWIPHAIRAQAVNPELITDNYLQNIMMSGILAAHETTTNATANAFRTLLENRTAWDELCNDLSLIPKVVEECLRYAGSVVAWRRMTTDDVTVGGVDIPAGSRMLIVTASANRDDTIFDEPDTFDIHRPNSRKHLTFGLGTHTCMGATLARTEMKIFLEILATRLPHMHLIAEQEYTYLPNTSFRGPEHVLVQWDPAANPLPADRP; encoded by the coding sequence ATGACCGCTCAATCTGACGCAGCCCCCGCCACCGCAGGCTGCCCCGTGTCGCACGCCCTGACGCCCACCGGTTGCCCGGTGTCGTCAATGGCCGCTCAGTTCGATCCCTTCAAAGGCGCTTACCAGGTGAATCCGGCTGACAGCCTGGCCAGCGCACGTCGGGACGAACCGGTCTTCTACAGCCCGGTACTGGACTACTGGGTGGTCACCCGCTACGACGACATCAAGGCGATTTTCCGTGACCCCGAGACCTTCTCGGCGGCGATCACCCTGGAGCAGATCACCCCCATCAGCGAGGAAGCCATCGAGATCCTCGACAAGTACGACTTTGCGCCGGGGCCGACCATCGTCAACGAGGACGAACCGATGCACACCGCTCACCGCCGGGCCTTGATGGAGCCCTTCGAACTGGACTCGGTGAACGTCCTGGCGCCGCGCATCCGTGAGGTGATCACCGAGTACGTCGACCGGTTCGTCAAGCGCGGCCGAGCCGACCTGATCGATGACCTGATCTACGAGGTGCCGTGCATCGTGGCATTGATGTTCCTCGGGGTTCCCGATGAGGACATCGAGACCTGCCGTCAGTTCGGTATGCAGCAGACCCTCTTCACGTGGGGTCGGCCTGACGAGTCCGAGCAGGAGCGGGTGGCCACTGGCATGGGCCTGTTCTGGGAGTTCGCGGGCAAACTCGTCCAGCGACTCAAGCAGACCCCCGACGCGCCCGGCTGGATTCCGCACGCGATCCGTGCCCAGGCGGTCAACCCCGAACTGATCACCGACAACTACTTGCAGAACATCATGATGAGCGGCATTTTGGCTGCGCACGAGACCACGACCAACGCCACCGCCAACGCGTTCCGCACCCTACTGGAGAACCGGACGGCCTGGGACGAACTGTGCAACGACCTGTCGTTGATCCCCAAGGTGGTCGAAGAGTGTCTGCGCTACGCCGGCTCGGTGGTGGCCTGGCGCCGCATGACCACCGACGACGTGACCGTCGGCGGCGTCGACATCCCCGCCGGTTCACGCATGCTGATTGTCACTGCGTCGGCCAACCGCGACGACACCATCTTCGATGAACCTGACACGTTCGACATCCACCGGCCCAACTCGCGCAAACACCTGACCTTCGGACTGGGCACACACACCTGCATGGGCGCCACACTGGCGCGCACCGAGATGAAGATCTTCCTGGAGATCTTGGCGACCCGACTGCCGCACATGCACCTGATCGCGGAGCAGGAGTACACCTACCTTCCCAACACGTCCTTCCGTGGTCCCGAACACGTACTCGTGCAATGGGATCCCGCTGCCAACCCACTGCCGGCCGACCGGCCCTGA
- a CDS encoding acyl-CoA synthetase: MSDRATAGLDAAYYDGGQNYGLGSWPWRRARIDAGAIALAQDDRQLTYGQLATRTAQLAASLIASGLPKGGRVAYLGPNDISAFEALFATGLAGAVFVPLNTRLAAREIAYMLDDSASSVLIVAPSHHQTINEIETFPTSLTTILSVNDSGFEPANTLSVAHLHYESFMATGRPAGTFPSVGFDDPCLILYTSGTTGAPKGAVLTHSNVMFNTINQLAHFDVTSTDRTLCIAPIFHVTGLGQVTLPTLFKGGQVLPVGRFDPAAVLSAIATDRITGFSAVPTILQMLCDHPDWPDTDLSSLRTVVYGGSPVQERVAVEWLRRGVPLLQGYGMTEAAAGVYMATEQTAAVRPTAIGVPHFFTDVAMIDNGRALPPRPGQSGELVVRGPHMFTGYWHRQDDTAAAFTDGGWYRSGDVIATGDDGLAAVVDRVKDIIISGGENIYPVEVEAALERIPGIASAAVVGVPDDKWGEVGLAYIVAQAPGFDEATVRTALGAELARYKIPKYFEVIEAIPRNATGKIRRTELRRSATEATTTSTSKP; the protein is encoded by the coding sequence GTGAGCGATAGGGCAACGGCCGGACTGGATGCGGCCTACTACGACGGCGGCCAGAACTACGGGTTGGGCAGCTGGCCGTGGCGCCGCGCGCGAATCGACGCCGGCGCCATCGCCCTGGCACAGGACGATCGGCAGCTCACCTACGGCCAATTAGCTACGCGCACTGCGCAATTAGCGGCGAGTCTGATCGCCAGCGGGCTGCCAAAAGGCGGACGCGTCGCCTACCTCGGACCCAACGACATCAGCGCATTCGAAGCTCTTTTCGCCACGGGACTGGCTGGGGCAGTATTCGTTCCGCTCAATACCCGGCTGGCCGCCCGTGAGATCGCCTACATGCTGGACGACAGCGCCAGCAGCGTGTTGATCGTCGCGCCCAGTCACCACCAGACGATCAACGAGATCGAAACGTTCCCAACGTCATTGACGACGATTCTGAGTGTCAACGACAGTGGCTTCGAGCCGGCCAATACGCTGAGCGTGGCCCACCTGCACTATGAATCATTCATGGCCACGGGCCGGCCAGCGGGCACATTTCCCTCCGTCGGGTTCGACGATCCGTGCCTGATCCTCTACACCTCGGGGACCACCGGTGCTCCCAAGGGAGCCGTGCTGACTCACAGCAACGTCATGTTCAACACGATCAATCAGCTCGCGCATTTCGACGTGACTTCGACTGACCGAACCTTGTGCATCGCACCAATTTTCCACGTGACGGGCCTCGGCCAGGTGACCCTGCCCACCTTGTTCAAAGGCGGCCAGGTGCTGCCGGTCGGCCGTTTCGACCCGGCGGCGGTGCTCAGCGCTATCGCCACCGACAGGATCACCGGCTTTTCGGCAGTGCCCACGATCCTTCAGATGCTGTGCGATCACCCGGACTGGCCGGACACTGATCTGTCCTCGCTGCGCACGGTGGTTTACGGCGGCTCCCCGGTCCAGGAACGTGTCGCGGTGGAATGGCTGCGCCGCGGTGTGCCGCTGCTGCAGGGCTACGGCATGACTGAGGCCGCAGCCGGGGTGTACATGGCTACCGAACAGACCGCGGCCGTTCGTCCCACCGCGATTGGTGTACCGCACTTCTTCACCGACGTTGCGATGATCGACAACGGCCGCGCTCTACCCCCGCGGCCCGGCCAGTCCGGCGAACTCGTGGTGCGCGGACCGCACATGTTCACCGGGTACTGGCACCGTCAAGACGACACTGCCGCCGCGTTCACCGACGGCGGTTGGTACCGCTCCGGGGACGTCATCGCCACCGGTGACGACGGTCTCGCCGCTGTCGTCGACCGTGTCAAGGACATCATCATTTCGGGGGGAGAGAACATCTATCCCGTCGAGGTCGAAGCAGCGCTTGAGCGAATTCCCGGAATAGCGTCGGCTGCGGTCGTGGGTGTGCCCGACGACAAGTGGGGAGAGGTGGGGCTGGCCTACATCGTGGCTCAGGCCCCCGGCTTCGACGAGGCCACCGTCCGCACAGCGCTGGGCGCAGAGTTGGCGCGCTACAAGATCCCGAAGTACTTCGAGGTGATCGAGGCCATTCCGCGCAATGCCACCGGCAAAATCCGCCGTACTGAATTGCGCCGCAGCGCAACCGAAGCCACCACAACCTCAACCAGTAAACCCTGA
- a CDS encoding NAD(P)-dependent alcohol dehydrogenase, with protein sequence MTITTTAAVVENGGAAFELEEVQLDQPRPNEVLVRLVAAGVCHTDLGVASGALPFPLPGVLGHEGAGIVERVGESVNAVVPGDHVLCSFASCGGCDNCRQGHPAYCRTWLPLNLIGGSRPDGTSPVTRAGRELGGHFFGQSSFARFAVVAERSLVKVDSAAPLDLLAPLGCGVQTGAGAVWNVLKPRPGEHVLVTGAGAVGLSAVMAARLTPAATIIVVDRVPERLELAKVLGATDTIDATNSDVGERVAAITGGLGVHGAVETTGNVGVLRTTVEALAPRGTSVIVGAPPFGTTVALDVNAMIPGRTVTGLTLGDSEIRTLIPVLVDLVVSGRFPLDKLISFYDFADINTAVADMTSGAAIKPVLRF encoded by the coding sequence ATGACGATCACCACGACCGCCGCAGTTGTCGAAAACGGCGGTGCCGCATTCGAACTCGAAGAAGTGCAACTCGACCAGCCGCGCCCCAACGAGGTGCTGGTGCGTCTCGTGGCCGCCGGCGTGTGCCACACCGACCTCGGGGTAGCCTCCGGTGCGCTGCCGTTTCCATTGCCCGGTGTGCTCGGCCACGAAGGCGCCGGAATCGTTGAACGCGTCGGGGAGTCGGTCAACGCTGTAGTCCCCGGCGATCACGTTCTGTGCAGTTTCGCCTCATGCGGTGGCTGCGACAACTGCCGGCAGGGCCACCCCGCCTACTGTCGAACATGGTTACCGCTCAATCTGATTGGGGGAAGCCGCCCCGATGGCACCAGCCCAGTGACTCGCGCTGGCCGTGAGCTCGGCGGGCATTTCTTCGGGCAGTCGTCGTTCGCGCGTTTCGCCGTCGTCGCCGAACGCAGTCTCGTCAAGGTTGATTCGGCCGCACCACTGGACCTCCTAGCGCCCCTGGGTTGCGGCGTCCAGACCGGAGCAGGGGCGGTGTGGAACGTACTCAAACCGCGCCCCGGAGAGCACGTCCTGGTAACCGGGGCAGGAGCCGTTGGGCTGTCGGCCGTCATGGCCGCCCGCCTCACGCCCGCGGCCACCATCATCGTCGTCGATCGAGTACCTGAACGACTGGAACTGGCCAAGGTTTTGGGAGCCACTGACACCATCGACGCGACCAACTCTGATGTCGGCGAGCGCGTCGCCGCCATCACCGGCGGACTCGGCGTGCACGGGGCCGTGGAGACCACCGGCAATGTCGGTGTCCTGCGTACGACGGTGGAGGCGCTGGCACCACGCGGAACTTCGGTCATCGTGGGCGCACCACCCTTCGGCACCACCGTCGCACTCGACGTGAACGCGATGATTCCGGGACGCACAGTCACCGGATTGACATTGGGTGACAGCGAGATTCGAACGTTGATACCGGTCCTGGTTGACCTTGTCGTCTCTGGCAGGTTTCCCCTCGACAAGCTGATCAGCTTCTACGACTTCGCCGATATCAATACCGCGGTCGCCGACATGACCAGCGGTGCGGCAATCAAGCCGGTACTGCGATTTTGA
- a CDS encoding MarR family winged helix-turn-helix transcriptional regulator: MELESVGQQHNPSLLYAIKQVELGIRSHLDALLRPYGITAPQYTALTVLQHSARLSAADLARHSFVTAQTMGEMVDTLQRLDLITRRADPNHKRRMLISLTDGGHRLLAECSKVVAELEATMVSGLNPRQRQTLRSYLDNCRASLH; this comes from the coding sequence ATGGAACTTGAAAGTGTTGGACAACAACATAATCCGTCGCTGTTGTACGCGATAAAGCAGGTTGAGTTGGGAATCCGGTCGCACCTGGACGCGCTGTTGCGCCCGTACGGCATCACGGCCCCGCAGTACACCGCACTCACCGTTCTTCAGCACAGTGCGCGGTTGTCGGCTGCCGACCTGGCGCGGCATTCCTTTGTCACCGCCCAAACAATGGGCGAGATGGTCGACACGTTGCAGCGCCTCGACCTGATCACGCGTCGCGCTGACCCCAATCACAAGCGCCGCATGCTGATCAGCCTGACCGACGGCGGTCATCGCCTGCTGGCAGAGTGCAGCAAAGTCGTTGCCGAACTGGAAGCGACGATGGTTTCGGGCCTGAATCCACGGCAGCGCCAAACCCTCCGCAGCTACTTGGACAACTGCCGAGCCTCGCTGCACTGA
- a CDS encoding SDR family NAD(P)-dependent oxidoreductase: MDLNDKVAIVTGSGRGLGLSYAQALAAAGAAVVVNDVSEDVAQTAADSITAAGGRAVAHTVAVGTEEAAAGLVECAISEFGRLDAVVTNAGILRDKVLWNMTAEDFDAVIAVHLRGTFLCAREAVRHFRNAKEGGRLILAGSPAGQRGNFGQTNYAAAKAGIAAMARTWAMECAKAGVTVNAIIPNAATAMTETIPFLAPYVEDLKAGNPIPSVVRRAASFGTAEDVAGLVVYLASDASAHVTGQCIGIGGDRLAMWSHPAEIASAFHDGGWRADDIAEAFDSSIGEQLQTYGIALPQIPTTVNA, translated from the coding sequence ATGGATCTGAACGACAAGGTCGCCATCGTCACTGGCAGCGGACGCGGCCTCGGACTGTCTTACGCCCAGGCTCTCGCAGCAGCAGGAGCTGCGGTGGTGGTCAACGACGTCAGCGAAGACGTCGCCCAGACGGCCGCCGACTCGATCACCGCGGCCGGCGGGCGCGCGGTCGCCCACACGGTGGCCGTGGGTACCGAGGAGGCCGCTGCCGGCTTGGTCGAATGCGCCATCAGCGAGTTCGGTCGCCTGGACGCGGTGGTCACCAACGCCGGCATCCTGCGCGACAAGGTCCTGTGGAACATGACCGCCGAGGATTTCGACGCCGTCATCGCGGTACATCTGCGCGGAACGTTCCTGTGCGCGCGGGAAGCGGTGCGGCACTTCCGCAATGCCAAGGAGGGCGGGCGCCTCATCCTGGCCGGGTCCCCTGCCGGGCAGCGCGGCAACTTCGGCCAGACCAACTACGCTGCCGCCAAAGCCGGCATCGCCGCCATGGCGCGTACGTGGGCCATGGAGTGCGCCAAGGCAGGTGTCACGGTGAACGCGATCATTCCCAACGCAGCCACTGCGATGACCGAAACCATCCCCTTCCTCGCGCCCTACGTCGAGGACCTCAAGGCCGGCAACCCGATCCCGTCGGTCGTGCGCCGCGCGGCATCGTTCGGTACCGCTGAGGACGTTGCCGGCCTGGTGGTCTACCTCGCATCCGATGCCTCCGCCCACGTCACCGGCCAGTGCATCGGCATCGGCGGCGATCGCCTGGCGATGTGGTCCCATCCCGCCGAGATCGCGTCGGCCTTCCATGACGGCGGTTGGCGCGCAGATGACATCGCTGAGGCTTTCGACTCCAGCATCGGCGAGCAGCTGCAGACCTACGGCATCGCACTGCCGCAGATCCCGACCACCGTTAACGCGTGA
- a CDS encoding aldehyde dehydrogenase family protein, whose amino-acid sequence MTATTASPTTVARPVLANEYGLFVDGQRRPASDGGLTDVLDPATGAVVTHVASAQAVDVDDAVAAARAAFDDGRWANLPARERARVLTRAAELIRTRADELVATESIDVGKPVSLCRPVDVLTAADQYEYAAALAHTLGGHTRPTPLPAHAYTCREPLGVVAAITPFNFPLILSSTKLAPALAAGNTVVHKPSDETPLSALVMAEILTEAGVPAGVLNVVTGPGQVVGEALLRHPNVDKIAFTGSTGIGRHAGALAGEGLKPITLELGGNAANIVFADADLDRAIPAIIKAFTFNAGQFCMGGPRLLVAAEIYETVLAILAEAVPTVPVGDPFDPSTLMGPMVGERHLRKVEEYVALARTEGARIIAGGHRIDAGGGFFHAPTVIADLDNGSAVVQEEIFGPVLTVQPFADEAEAVALANSTPYGLASGLQTSDIGRAHRVAAALHAGIVWVNDWALLDPSIPFGGVKQSGFGREYGAEVLESYTKTKSVVIAL is encoded by the coding sequence ATGACCGCCACTACTGCGAGTCCGACGACCGTCGCCCGCCCAGTGCTTGCCAACGAATACGGCCTTTTTGTCGATGGGCAGCGACGCCCGGCCAGCGATGGCGGACTTACCGACGTACTCGACCCCGCGACCGGCGCTGTAGTCACCCATGTGGCCTCTGCGCAGGCGGTGGACGTCGATGACGCCGTCGCCGCCGCACGCGCCGCCTTCGACGACGGCCGCTGGGCGAACCTTCCCGCGCGCGAACGGGCCCGAGTGCTGACGCGCGCTGCTGAGCTGATCCGGACCCGAGCCGACGAATTGGTCGCCACCGAGAGTATCGATGTTGGCAAACCAGTATCGCTCTGTAGGCCAGTCGATGTCTTGACCGCGGCCGACCAGTACGAGTACGCCGCGGCGTTGGCGCACACTCTGGGCGGACATACGCGTCCCACTCCGCTGCCTGCCCATGCCTACACCTGTCGTGAGCCCCTCGGTGTGGTCGCCGCGATCACTCCATTCAACTTCCCGTTGATTCTGTCGAGCACCAAATTGGCGCCGGCGTTGGCTGCGGGTAACACTGTCGTGCACAAGCCCTCTGACGAGACACCGCTCAGTGCCCTGGTGATGGCCGAAATCCTCACCGAGGCAGGAGTTCCGGCGGGCGTGCTCAACGTGGTGACTGGCCCTGGGCAGGTTGTCGGGGAAGCGCTGCTTCGTCACCCTAACGTCGACAAAATCGCCTTTACCGGTTCGACGGGGATAGGCCGTCACGCCGGTGCGCTCGCGGGGGAGGGCCTCAAGCCGATCACATTGGAGCTGGGTGGCAACGCGGCCAACATTGTTTTCGCTGACGCCGATCTCGACCGTGCGATCCCGGCGATCATCAAGGCTTTCACCTTCAACGCGGGCCAGTTCTGCATGGGCGGGCCGCGGCTGCTTGTCGCGGCCGAAATCTATGAGACGGTGCTGGCGATACTCGCCGAGGCGGTGCCGACGGTACCTGTTGGTGATCCGTTTGATCCCAGCACGTTGATGGGGCCCATGGTCGGTGAGCGGCATTTGCGCAAAGTCGAGGAGTACGTGGCTTTGGCCCGTACCGAGGGCGCGCGGATCATCGCCGGTGGCCACCGCATTGACGCCGGTGGCGGATTCTTCCACGCACCCACAGTTATTGCCGATCTGGACAACGGTAGTGCGGTGGTTCAGGAAGAGATTTTCGGACCGGTCCTGACTGTGCAGCCTTTCGCCGATGAAGCGGAGGCGGTCGCCCTTGCGAATAGCACACCGTACGGCTTGGCATCGGGATTGCAGACGTCCGACATCGGCCGCGCGCACCGAGTGGCTGCTGCCCTGCACGCCGGGATCGTCTGGGTCAACGATTGGGCCCTGTTGGACCCCTCGATCCCGTTCGGAGGAGTCAAGCAGTCCGGGTTCGGCCGGGAGTACGGCGCCGAGGTGCTCGAGTCCTACACCAAGACCAAGTCCGTCGTCATCGCGCTGTAA
- a CDS encoding IS110 family RNA-guided transposase, with translation MTEDQVWAGVDVGKEHHWVCVVDGNGNMVFSRKVVNDERTIRDLVAEVEKLAGEVSWAVDLSNAYAALVLTVLADEGKTVRYLAGRQVWQASATYRGGESKTDAKDARVIADQSRMRGADLPVLRPGDDLITELRMLTAHRADLVADRTRTINRLRQQLLAVCPGLERVAELSQDRGWAVLLAHYQRPKAIRRTGVSRLTKVLAAAGVRNAATIAAAAVTAAKAQTVRLAGEDVGAGLVAELAQGVINLDERIKHTDADIEERFRRHPLAEVITSLPGIGFRLGAEFLAVVGDPALLQSPDQLAAWAGLAPVSKDSGKRTGRLHTPKRYSRRLRRVMYMSALTAIRCDPTSKAYYQRKRDQGKRPIPATICLARRRVNVLYALIRDNRTWHPDTPQIATAAA, from the coding sequence GTGACCGAAGACCAGGTATGGGCTGGCGTCGACGTCGGCAAAGAACATCACTGGGTGTGCGTCGTGGACGGCAACGGCAACATGGTGTTCTCGCGCAAGGTGGTCAACGACGAGCGCACGATCCGCGACCTGGTCGCCGAGGTCGAAAAGCTTGCCGGTGAGGTGTCCTGGGCGGTGGACTTGAGCAACGCGTACGCCGCCCTGGTCCTCACGGTGCTGGCCGATGAAGGCAAGACGGTGCGTTACCTTGCGGGCCGGCAGGTGTGGCAAGCATCGGCCACCTACCGGGGTGGTGAATCCAAGACCGACGCCAAAGACGCCCGGGTGATTGCCGATCAATCCCGGATGCGCGGTGCGGACCTGCCGGTCCTGCGTCCCGGCGATGACCTGATCACCGAGCTGCGCATGCTCACCGCCCACCGCGCCGATCTGGTGGCCGATCGCACCCGCACCATCAACCGTCTGCGCCAACAACTGCTGGCCGTATGCCCGGGCCTCGAACGCGTCGCCGAGCTCAGCCAAGACCGGGGTTGGGCGGTGCTGCTGGCGCACTATCAACGGCCGAAAGCGATTCGCCGAACGGGTGTTTCGCGGCTGACCAAAGTTCTGGCAGCGGCCGGGGTGCGCAACGCCGCCACGATCGCGGCTGCCGCGGTGACAGCGGCCAAAGCTCAGACCGTCCGCCTCGCGGGTGAAGATGTTGGCGCCGGATTGGTCGCCGAGCTGGCCCAGGGGGTGATCAACCTCGATGAGCGCATCAAACACACCGACGCGGACATCGAGGAACGATTTCGCCGCCATCCGCTCGCCGAGGTGATCACCAGCCTGCCCGGCATCGGCTTCCGACTCGGCGCCGAATTCCTTGCCGTGGTCGGCGATCCCGCACTGCTCCAATCGCCTGACCAGCTCGCCGCCTGGGCCGGCCTGGCGCCGGTATCCAAAGACTCCGGCAAACGCACCGGCCGGCTGCACACGCCCAAGCGCTACAGCCGCCGCCTGCGCCGGGTGATGTACATGTCCGCGCTGACCGCGATCCGCTGCGATCCCACGTCGAAGGCGTACTACCAGCGCAAACGAGACCAAGGCAAACGCCCTATCCCGGCCACCATCTGCCTGGCCCGCCGACGCGTCAACGTCCTTTACGCCCTCATCCGTGACAACCGGACCTGGCATCCCGACACGCCCCAAATCGCCACTGCGGCGGCTTGA